From Stenotrophomonas maltophilia, a single genomic window includes:
- a CDS encoding peroxiredoxin — MTIHVGDRIPEVTLKRIREGIETLDTHSLFDARKVVLFAVPGAFTPTCSARHLPGYVEQFEAFRKRGIDVYCMAVNDPFVMKAWAAEQNVPDGLLMLSDGNAELTRALGLELDASASGMGIRSRRFALYVVDGVVRAAWIEQPGQFEVSSAEYVLEHLPT; from the coding sequence ATGACCATCCACGTTGGCGACCGCATCCCGGAAGTGACCCTCAAGCGCATCCGCGAGGGCATCGAAACGCTCGATACGCATTCGCTGTTCGACGCACGCAAGGTGGTGCTGTTCGCCGTGCCCGGTGCGTTCACCCCGACCTGCTCGGCCCGTCATCTGCCCGGCTACGTCGAGCAGTTCGAGGCGTTCCGCAAGCGCGGCATCGACGTCTACTGCATGGCGGTCAACGATCCGTTCGTGATGAAGGCCTGGGCGGCCGAGCAGAATGTGCCCGATGGCCTGCTGATGCTGTCCGATGGCAATGCCGAACTGACCCGCGCGCTCGGCCTGGAACTCGATGCCAGCGCCTCGGGCATGGGCATCCGCTCGCGCCGCTTCGCCCTGTACGTGGTCGACGGCGTAGTGCGCGCAGCCTGGATCGAACAGCCTGGCCAGTTCGAAGTCTCTTCAGCCGAGTACGTGCTGGAGCACCTGCCCACCTGA
- a CDS encoding DnaJ C-terminal domain-containing protein, translating to MEFKDYYATLGVEPSAGEAEIKTAYRRLARKYHPDVSKEAGAEDKFKAVNEAYEALRDPEKRAAYDQLRAQGYRPGEEFNVPPNYGGAGGFNFEEVFGGGGPNGGFSDFFESLFARQRGGAGPGPGFSSQGHAPNRDTRAKLSVPLEAAYNGDSLRITVNGKQLDVRVPKGIRPGQVIRLAGQGNHGGNLLLEVEYAAHPQFEVDGRNILYTLPVTPWQAALGTSISVPTLGGAVELKIPADSDAGRKLRLRGRGLPGNPDGDQIVEIEIVAPAATDEAQKKAYRNLAKAFGESI from the coding sequence ATGGAATTCAAGGATTACTACGCCACCCTGGGGGTGGAACCGAGCGCGGGCGAGGCGGAGATCAAGACCGCCTATCGCCGGCTGGCACGCAAGTACCACCCGGATGTCAGCAAGGAGGCCGGGGCCGAAGACAAGTTCAAGGCGGTCAACGAGGCCTACGAGGCGCTGCGCGATCCCGAGAAGCGCGCCGCCTATGACCAGCTGCGCGCGCAGGGGTACCGCCCGGGCGAGGAATTCAACGTGCCGCCGAACTACGGCGGCGCCGGGGGCTTCAATTTCGAGGAAGTGTTCGGCGGTGGCGGCCCCAATGGCGGCTTCAGCGACTTCTTCGAGAGCCTGTTCGCACGCCAGCGTGGCGGTGCCGGCCCGGGGCCGGGCTTCAGCAGCCAGGGGCATGCGCCCAACCGTGATACCCGCGCCAAGCTGTCGGTTCCGCTGGAGGCGGCCTACAACGGCGACAGCCTGCGCATCACCGTCAACGGCAAGCAGCTGGACGTGCGCGTGCCCAAGGGCATCCGCCCGGGCCAGGTGATCCGCCTGGCAGGGCAGGGCAACCACGGTGGCAACCTGCTGCTGGAAGTGGAGTACGCCGCGCACCCGCAGTTCGAGGTCGATGGCCGCAACATCCTCTACACGCTGCCGGTCACGCCATGGCAGGCCGCGCTGGGCACCAGCATCAGCGTACCGACCCTGGGCGGTGCGGTGGAGCTGAAGATCCCGGCCGATTCCGATGCCGGCCGCAAGCTGCGCCTGCGCGGGCGCGGCCTGCCGGGCAATCCGGACGGCGACCAGATCGTTGAAATCGAAATCGTGGCCCCGGCTGCGACCGACGAGGCGCAGAAGAAGGCCTACCGGAACCTGGCCAAGGCGTTCGGCGAGTCAATCTGA
- a CDS encoding ferritin-like domain-containing protein translates to MSSKPAKAPKPAAKIPGISDRKTLRDRARRNIEDGAITDSYSADRKVVIKLLNDALATEYVCVLRYYRHYFMAKGMLADAVKAEFLEHAQQEQAHAGKLAERIVQLGGEPDFNPDTLTARSHAEYKEGSDLRDMVRENLVAERIAIDSYREMINFIGDRDTTTKRILEEILAQEEEHADEFADLLDGWIGE, encoded by the coding sequence ATGTCCAGCAAGCCAGCCAAAGCCCCCAAGCCCGCCGCGAAGATTCCCGGCATCAGCGACCGCAAGACCCTGCGTGACCGCGCCCGCCGCAACATCGAGGATGGTGCGATCACCGACAGCTACAGCGCCGACCGCAAGGTGGTGATCAAGCTGCTCAACGATGCCCTGGCCACCGAATACGTGTGCGTGCTGCGCTACTACCGGCACTACTTCATGGCCAAGGGCATGCTGGCCGACGCGGTCAAGGCCGAGTTCCTCGAACACGCCCAGCAGGAACAGGCTCATGCCGGCAAGCTGGCCGAGCGCATCGTCCAGCTCGGCGGCGAGCCCGATTTCAACCCCGACACGCTGACCGCGCGTTCGCATGCCGAGTACAAGGAAGGCAGCGACCTGCGCGACATGGTCCGCGAGAACCTGGTGGCCGAGCGCATCGCCATCGACAGCTACCGCGAGATGATCAACTTCATCGGCGACCGCGATACCACCACCAAGCGCATCCTCGAAGAGATCCTCGCGCAGGAAGAGGAACACGCCGACGAATTCGCCGACCTGCTGGATGGGTGGATTGGCGAATAG
- the hflC gene encoding protease modulator HflC produces MKSPIWIAVIVAVALGLLGSVYVVREDQTAMVLNLGKVVRSDIKPGLHFKVPVVETVKVFDRRFQVLDTAPARYFTAEQKDVSVDFFAIGYISNVGDYFRATGGDPRIANARLAPIITDSLRNQINSRTLQQLVSGDRSELIAEQLKGINEAVAGLGMQMIDLRIKQVDLPTDSQVINDVYERMRAQRKQEAAKLRAEGEEQSLTIRAQADRDSTVLIAEAERDAQRLRGEGDADAARIYGKAGSADPSFYAFYRSLEAYRGSMTDGNGVIVLDKNDPFLQYLKNDR; encoded by the coding sequence ATGAAGAGTCCAATCTGGATCGCCGTGATCGTGGCGGTGGCGCTGGGCCTGCTCGGCTCGGTGTACGTGGTCCGCGAGGACCAGACTGCCATGGTGCTGAACCTGGGCAAGGTGGTGCGTTCGGACATCAAGCCGGGCCTGCACTTCAAGGTGCCGGTGGTGGAAACGGTGAAGGTCTTCGACCGCCGCTTCCAGGTGCTCGACACCGCCCCGGCGCGCTACTTCACCGCTGAGCAGAAGGACGTCAGCGTCGACTTCTTCGCCATCGGCTACATCTCCAACGTGGGTGACTACTTCCGTGCCACCGGCGGCGATCCGCGCATCGCCAATGCCCGCCTGGCCCCGATCATCACCGACTCGCTGCGCAACCAGATCAACTCGCGCACCCTGCAGCAGCTGGTCTCCGGCGACCGCAGCGAGCTGATCGCCGAGCAGCTGAAGGGGATCAACGAGGCCGTGGCCGGGCTGGGCATGCAGATGATCGACCTGCGCATCAAGCAGGTGGACCTGCCGACCGACAGCCAGGTGATCAATGATGTGTACGAGCGCATGCGCGCGCAGCGCAAGCAGGAAGCGGCCAAGCTGCGTGCGGAAGGCGAGGAACAGTCGCTGACCATCCGCGCCCAGGCCGACCGTGACAGCACCGTGCTGATCGCCGAAGCCGAGCGTGATGCACAGCGTCTGCGCGGTGAAGGCGATGCCGATGCCGCCCGCATCTACGGCAAGGCCGGCTCGGCCGACCCGTCGTTCTATGCCTTCTACCGCAGCCTGGAGGCCTACCGTGGCTCCATGACCGACGGCAATGGCGTGATCGTGCTCGACAAGAACGACCCGTTCCTGCAGTACCTGAAGAACGACCGCTGA
- the pbpC gene encoding penicillin-binding protein 1C — protein sequence MKRTMTTRLAALRRWLRPLWPWLRWGTAAMLALLLVLDVAFPPPLPKQRDTSTLVVAADGTPLRAFADAEGVWRYPASIDSVSPLYLQALLTYEDRWFWRHPGINPLAILRASGQLLRGGRIVSGGSTLTMQVARILDPHTRTPWGKLKQMLRAVQLEVHLSKRQILALYLERAPYGGTIEGVEAASWAYLGKPAAQLSHAEAALLAVLPQAPSRLRPDRHPEAAQKARDKVLSRMAELGAWTPDEVEDARIENVVARSLRPPLHAALLAQRLHSAHPGQARIQSSIDIGLQRTLEERVASYFSTLPERTSAALLVVDNQTLQARAYVGTLAFGDRQRLGHVDMVQAWRSPGSTLKPFLYAMALDDGLIHSESLLVDAPQSFGSYRPGNFDMAFNGPIGAASALRLSLNVPSVDLLQRVGAARFAARLSHAGIQLRFPPGSTPNLSLILGGTGARLEDLVGAFAALNRNGIAGRVRYTDDEPMIERRLASPGASWIVREMLESNPRPGYSVGTFDVGGRPRVAWKTGTSYGYRDAWAIGSTRHYTVGVWVGRPDGTPLPGQYGAVTALPLMFEVVDSLPRQRGDSAAAPMPASVSQEDICWPTGERAEGLPAALCQRRMPAYLLEGAAPPTFPEREARRWQPGRQRYLADARSGLRVSADCSAPHEEVAREIARWPALLSPWLSKATREASQLPPLSPDCRDDGREASVALHIDGLNDGATLARAPNAEHGVRLQLRALGSEQAVDWLLDGRWIAQTRGAQLMQREFADPGAHTLTALAADGAWTQVRFNVLR from the coding sequence ATGAAACGCACGATGACGACCCGGCTGGCGGCCCTGCGCCGCTGGCTGCGGCCGCTGTGGCCGTGGCTGCGATGGGGCACGGCAGCCATGCTGGCGCTGCTGCTGGTGCTGGACGTCGCCTTCCCGCCGCCGCTGCCGAAGCAGCGCGATACCAGCACCCTGGTGGTGGCTGCCGACGGCACGCCGCTGCGTGCATTTGCCGATGCCGAAGGCGTGTGGCGCTATCCGGCGTCGATCGACAGCGTCTCGCCGTTGTACCTGCAGGCGCTGCTGACCTACGAAGACCGCTGGTTCTGGCGGCATCCGGGTATCAACCCGCTGGCGATCCTGCGTGCCAGTGGCCAGCTGCTGCGCGGCGGCCGCATCGTGTCCGGCGGTTCGACCCTGACCATGCAGGTCGCACGCATCCTCGACCCGCACACGCGCACGCCGTGGGGCAAGCTCAAGCAGATGCTGCGCGCGGTGCAGCTGGAAGTGCACCTGAGCAAGCGGCAGATCCTGGCCCTGTACCTGGAGCGCGCGCCTTACGGGGGCACCATCGAGGGCGTGGAAGCGGCCAGCTGGGCCTACCTGGGCAAGCCGGCGGCGCAGTTGTCGCACGCCGAGGCTGCGTTGCTGGCGGTGCTGCCGCAGGCGCCGAGCCGGCTGCGCCCGGACCGCCACCCGGAAGCGGCGCAGAAGGCGCGCGACAAGGTGCTGTCACGCATGGCCGAACTGGGTGCATGGACGCCGGACGAGGTGGAGGACGCGCGCATCGAGAACGTGGTGGCACGCTCGCTGCGGCCGCCGCTGCACGCCGCGCTGCTGGCCCAGCGCCTGCATTCGGCGCATCCGGGCCAGGCACGCATCCAGAGCAGCATCGACATCGGCCTGCAGCGCACGCTGGAAGAACGCGTGGCCAGCTATTTCTCGACGCTGCCGGAACGCACGTCTGCAGCGCTGTTGGTGGTCGACAACCAGACCCTGCAGGCGCGCGCTTATGTCGGCACCCTGGCGTTCGGCGATCGCCAGCGGCTGGGCCACGTGGACATGGTGCAGGCCTGGCGCTCGCCGGGCTCCACGCTCAAACCATTCCTGTACGCGATGGCGCTGGATGATGGCCTGATCCATTCGGAAAGCCTGCTGGTCGATGCACCGCAGAGTTTCGGCAGCTACCGCCCCGGCAATTTCGACATGGCGTTCAACGGGCCAATCGGCGCCGCCAGCGCGTTGCGGCTGTCGCTCAACGTGCCTTCGGTGGACCTGCTGCAGCGGGTCGGCGCGGCGCGCTTTGCCGCGCGCCTGTCGCACGCCGGCATCCAGCTGCGCTTCCCGCCCGGCAGCACGCCCAACCTGTCGTTGATCCTGGGCGGCACCGGCGCGCGGCTGGAGGATCTGGTCGGCGCGTTCGCCGCGCTCAACCGCAACGGCATCGCCGGCCGCGTGCGTTACACCGATGATGAGCCGATGATCGAGCGCCGCCTGGCCTCGCCGGGCGCCAGCTGGATCGTGCGCGAGATGCTGGAATCGAACCCGCGCCCGGGCTACAGCGTCGGCACCTTCGACGTCGGGGGCCGCCCGCGCGTGGCCTGGAAGACCGGCACCAGTTATGGCTACCGCGATGCGTGGGCGATCGGCAGCACCCGCCACTACACCGTGGGCGTGTGGGTGGGGCGTCCGGACGGCACGCCGCTTCCCGGCCAGTACGGTGCGGTCACCGCTTTGCCGCTGATGTTCGAAGTGGTGGACAGCCTGCCGCGCCAGCGCGGTGACTCGGCTGCCGCACCGATGCCGGCCAGCGTCAGCCAGGAAGACATCTGCTGGCCGACCGGCGAGCGGGCCGAAGGCCTGCCGGCGGCACTCTGCCAGCGGCGGATGCCGGCGTACCTGCTTGAGGGCGCGGCACCGCCAACCTTCCCCGAGCGCGAAGCACGGCGCTGGCAGCCGGGCCGACAGCGCTACCTGGCCGATGCCCGCAGCGGCCTGCGTGTATCCGCCGATTGCAGCGCGCCTCATGAAGAAGTGGCGCGTGAGATCGCGCGCTGGCCGGCGCTGCTGTCGCCCTGGCTGTCCAAGGCCACGCGCGAGGCCTCGCAGCTGCCGCCGTTGTCGCCGGATTGCCGTGATGATGGCCGCGAGGCCAGCGTCGCACTGCACATCGACGGGCTCAATGATGGCGCCACGCTGGCGCGCGCGCCGAATGCGGAGCATGGCGTGCGCCTGCAGCTGCGCGCGCTGGGCAGCGAGCAGGCGGTGGACTGGCTGCTGGATGGACGCTGGATCGCACAGACCCGTGGCGCGCAGCTGATGCAGCGTGAGTTCGCCGACCCGGGCGCGCATACCCTGACCGCGCTGGCGGCCGATGGCGCGTGGACGCAGGTGCGGTTCAACGTCCTGCGGTAG
- the hflK gene encoding FtsH protease activity modulator HflK has translation MAWNTPGGNKGGQGPEDNRRGPFGSRGGGNGGGWGGLPGPLKDLFDGGIMRWVVAAVVLLVLFSSFQLIGEQQRGVVLRFGQFSRILQPGPNFKLPWPIESVTKVNATEIKTFSIQVPVLTRDENIVNVSLNVQYRIDDPQQYLFGTVDANQVLEQSAQSAVREEVGRADLNAVLNNRGPLAVAAEERLQALLKAFKTGLTVTGLTLQDARPPEEVKPAFDEVNGAQQVKERLINEAQAYAAKVVPEARGQASRARTTAEGYKQAVVSKAEGDAQRFSLLQAQYKDAPEVTRKRLWLETVQQVLSENRKVIGGDGRQLIYVPMTGDTRPSTSAPAAVANPDVVMPSLPGAAAEASRDPGRPVGRPTGRPSGREEGSR, from the coding sequence ATGGCCTGGAATACACCCGGCGGCAACAAGGGCGGACAAGGCCCCGAGGACAATCGACGCGGGCCGTTCGGGTCGCGCGGCGGTGGCAATGGTGGTGGCTGGGGCGGACTGCCCGGGCCGCTGAAGGACCTGTTCGACGGCGGCATCATGCGTTGGGTGGTGGCAGCCGTGGTGCTGCTGGTGCTGTTCTCCAGCTTCCAGCTGATCGGCGAACAGCAGCGTGGCGTGGTGCTGCGCTTCGGCCAGTTCTCGCGGATCCTGCAGCCCGGACCGAACTTCAAGCTGCCGTGGCCGATCGAATCGGTCACCAAGGTCAACGCCACCGAGATCAAGACGTTCTCGATCCAGGTGCCGGTGCTGACCCGTGACGAGAACATCGTCAACGTCTCGCTGAACGTCCAGTACCGCATCGACGACCCGCAGCAGTACCTGTTCGGCACCGTTGATGCCAACCAGGTGCTGGAGCAGTCGGCGCAGAGCGCGGTGCGTGAGGAAGTTGGTCGCGCCGACCTCAATGCCGTGCTGAACAACCGTGGCCCGCTGGCCGTGGCCGCCGAAGAGCGCCTGCAGGCGCTGCTGAAGGCGTTCAAGACCGGCCTGACCGTGACCGGCCTGACCCTGCAGGACGCCCGTCCGCCGGAGGAAGTGAAGCCGGCCTTCGACGAGGTCAACGGCGCCCAGCAGGTCAAGGAACGCCTGATCAACGAAGCCCAGGCCTACGCCGCCAAGGTCGTGCCGGAAGCCCGAGGCCAGGCCTCGCGTGCCCGTACCACCGCCGAGGGCTACAAGCAGGCCGTGGTGTCCAAGGCCGAGGGTGACGCGCAGCGCTTCAGCCTGTTGCAGGCCCAGTACAAGGACGCCCCTGAAGTGACCCGCAAGCGCCTGTGGCTGGAGACCGTGCAGCAGGTGCTGAGCGAGAACCGCAAGGTGATCGGTGGCGATGGCCGCCAGCTGATCTACGTGCCGATGACCGGCGATACCCGTCCCAGCACCTCGGCCCCGGCCGCAGTGGCGAACCCGGACGTGGTGATGCCGTCGCTGCCGGGTGCAGCGGCGGAAGCTTCCCGTGATCCGGGCCGGCCGGTGGGCCGCCCGACCGGGCGACCGAGCGGCCGTGAGGAGGGCAGCCGATGA
- the pilH gene encoding twitching motility response regulator PilH, with protein MARILIVDDSPSQLLGIQRIVEKLGHQILTATDGAAGVETAKAELPDLVLMDVVMPNLNGFQATRTLARDEATRHIPVILVTTKDQDTDRMWGMRQGAKAYITKPFSEDELSEVLERVFAGQG; from the coding sequence ATGGCACGCATTCTGATCGTCGACGACTCACCGTCGCAGCTGTTGGGGATACAGCGCATCGTCGAGAAGCTCGGGCACCAGATCCTGACCGCCACCGATGGCGCCGCCGGGGTCGAAACCGCCAAGGCCGAGCTGCCCGACCTGGTCCTGATGGACGTGGTGATGCCCAACCTCAACGGCTTCCAGGCCACCCGCACCCTCGCCCGCGACGAAGCCACCCGGCACATCCCGGTGATCCTGGTGACCACCAAGGACCAGGACACCGACCGCATGTGGGGCATGCGCCAGGGCGCCAAGGCCTACATCACCAAGCCGTTCTCGGAAGACGAACTCTCCGAGGTGCTGGAGCGGGTGTTCGCCGGGCAGGGCTGA
- a CDS encoding YhdH/YhfP family quinone oxidoreductase translates to MAPTTPFTAFRIENDDAGYRSGLAQLRVDDLNPGQVLIRAHWSSVNYKDALAGTGKGKILRRFPLVGGIDVAGTVVASTDPDWREGDAVLATGCGLSETRDGGYSQYVRLESRAVIAQPAGLSPREAMVLGTAGFTAALALLRMQDNRQTPDLGPLAVTGASGGVGALALSIFSRAGYSVHAVSGKPDQADFLRGIGASEVLPRAALADTGPLQSARFGGGLDNAGGAMLASLLAQTVPYGSVVSAGLAASPTLDMTVMPFILRGVSLLGVSSANAPRALREEVWARLGNEWKPQHLDRICTAEVGLDGLPAVFERMLAGGSLGRTVVRID, encoded by the coding sequence ATGGCCCCCACCACCCCGTTCACCGCCTTCCGCATCGAAAACGACGACGCCGGCTACCGCAGTGGCCTGGCCCAGCTCAGGGTCGACGACCTCAACCCCGGCCAGGTGCTGATCCGCGCCCACTGGTCCTCGGTCAATTACAAGGATGCGCTGGCAGGCACCGGCAAAGGGAAGATCCTGCGCCGCTTCCCGCTGGTGGGCGGCATCGACGTGGCCGGCACCGTGGTCGCCAGCACCGACCCGGACTGGCGTGAAGGCGACGCGGTACTGGCCACCGGCTGCGGCCTCAGCGAGACCCGTGACGGCGGCTACAGCCAGTACGTGCGGCTGGAGTCACGCGCGGTGATTGCCCAGCCGGCCGGGCTGAGCCCGCGCGAGGCGATGGTGCTGGGCACCGCCGGCTTCACTGCGGCGCTGGCGCTGCTGCGCATGCAGGACAACCGGCAGACCCCGGACCTCGGCCCGCTGGCGGTCACCGGCGCCAGCGGTGGCGTCGGTGCGCTGGCACTGTCGATCTTCAGCCGTGCCGGCTACAGCGTGCACGCGGTCAGCGGCAAGCCGGACCAGGCCGACTTCCTGCGCGGCATCGGTGCCAGCGAGGTGCTGCCGCGCGCGGCGCTGGCCGACACCGGCCCGCTGCAGTCGGCGCGCTTCGGCGGTGGCCTCGACAACGCCGGTGGCGCGATGCTGGCCAGCCTGCTGGCGCAGACCGTGCCCTATGGCAGCGTGGTCAGCGCCGGCCTGGCCGCCAGCCCGACGCTGGACATGACGGTGATGCCGTTCATCCTGCGCGGTGTGTCGCTTCTGGGCGTGTCTTCGGCAAACGCACCACGCGCGCTGCGCGAGGAAGTGTGGGCACGCCTGGGCAACGAGTGGAAACCGCAGCACCTGGACCGCATCTGCACCGCCGAGGTCGGCCTTGATGGCCTGCCGGCGGTGTTCGAGCGGATGCTGGCCGGTGGTTCGCTGGGGCGCACCGTGGTGCGGATCGACTGA